The Rhodamnia argentea isolate NSW1041297 chromosome 7, ASM2092103v1, whole genome shotgun sequence genome contains the following window.
TCCAATCCTTATAGAGTTATGCTGCCCATTCTTAAATTCAGCTGAAAGCCAGTCGTGGTCTTTCCCCAATTGGAACTGCATTTTCAGGTAAGATTCTTTGGTAGGGAAGCCATATGAGAGAACACTCTATTTCTTGATGCTGGAAGGCTAGTTACTAGGAGAGCTAATATGTTCATCTTTTACTGCCTCACCCCCTACAGTCAAAGAGCTCAAATACTTAGCTAATTTGCTGATGGCGATTAACTCGTAATGGACTCATTGTGAGATTCTATCTGTAAGCATCAGAGGCCTTGGAAATATGTCCtgttttcaccttttcttcttgTCCCTTGGACGGAGTAATTAGTTATATGCATAACTCTTACATGCGGGTGACCATCAACATAGTTTCTGATGATGGTGGATTCACTTATTCTATGGTTTCTTTTCGTCCTCTCTTATAGAACTAAAAGCAAACACCCTACTAGGTTGGCACTCCCTTGGTGTGTCGCTTTGGAAGAAAAAGTTGCTTCAATTGTCGAAAGCGGAAAAATAATGATGTCCAATAGAAACCACAATCAGAACTCCTGCATCATTGTTATCATCAGGAGCCTATTGGTTTAGTCACGATGAATTGATTATATGTCTTAAATTCTACATTCCATGTTATATGCACCATTTTCTTATTATCAGCATAACTCTGTCAATGGATTGATTTTAACAGATTTACGGAAAAGGTTTGCTAACTAATTATGGAAAGAAGTTTGGTGGACTTGTAGTATGTTGACCTTAATTACtgttgaatttgatttttgttcaGGTAAAGGAGCTTGTCATAGATTTTCTTAAGCCTTTTCCAATCAGGCATAATTTCTTCATGCACATTATGCCCATTATGCATGtactgttttttcttttggtttagtTTTATGTGAGGATTTATATCTCAGCTAACATAGTCTCAGTTTTAAATGTCACAAAAGTTCCAAGCTTGGGAAGGATGGGTTGTGCagtaaatttataaatttttattcctaATTTTACCAAATATACATACACATGTggcaattttgattttccttgttTATATTGCTAGATGTTATGATGCCAATTTAATTGAGATCCCAATTGAGGTGGAGACCCAAAGCATCACTACTATCGTGTATGAAAAGCCTTaatcttcattatttttttgggaactATTATTCTATAGGAGATGGTCTAGTATAATATCTTGCATAAACTCTTCTTGCAGCTCGCATTATTTACTGCTAGAAAAATACAGGCCTTGGAAGAGCTGACATGGGTGCGTCAATTGAGTTGTACCTGATTTTGATAACAGTTTGTGAGTATTCTGTTTTTGTGTTGCTTTCACTGGACTATGAAGGATGACTGACCTGTCTGAATGTTGTGTAATTGAGATATATAATTGTACGACTTTCTATGATTTTTAATGCTTGTGTTTTGAGAAACAGAATCTTCAGCCCGTAATCTTCAACAAATTCACCATAAATTCAGCATAGGAGAAAAATGATAAGATTTTATTCAGTTTTACAACTTGATATATGCTGAATTAGTTCTATTCTTTTTTACAACTTAAGATATGTGATGGATCCTTAAAATTCCCAGTGATTTCATGTTGGCGTCATTTATGTTTTTGTCGAGTCTGATTAATTTGCATGCTGTGACATCaagtgaaattttcctttttggtatcTTTCAGCCTTAACTGGAGGTTCTATAATTCCCTCATGATATGTTGATTGTTTTATTGAATTAAGTGCTCTAGTGATCCAACCCAAGGCTCTAGAGACTAATGATTTGGTAATTGAAATGCATATTTGAGAACTTGATTGAGACATTTGCCTCATCATCTGTGCTTACATCGATAAAATCAAACGTATATATGCGTGTCTTGGTCTCCGTATATGATTGCAAGGGTCAATGAGTGAAGAAGAAATGCGGACATTTCTATATTGAACCTGGAATAAGGAAATTGGAATGTCCCCTTTTTTTGTACCTTGTCCACATATTATAACAATCAGACTGAAGCATATGCTGTCCAAATATACATGCATAACTATTTTTTGTCCAGAGTTTGCACTATGTAAAAGCTATTTTAGATTAGTGTCTCTCTATTGAGAGTACAGAAGATTGCAGTAAATTGCTTGTTTGGATGTTGCCCACGGGTTCAAGAGGTTATGATCTACTCTTTTGAGCTTTTGTTGTCAAACCTTTGTTATTTGATTATTCTGATGCCTACTGTTTGTACTCCTAATGCTTCTTGCCCTTGTAGGATTATGGTATTGAGTTTGACGACCATGATAATTCTCTCAATCCATTCCAGTGTATATGTGGCAGTAAGTTCTGTCGAAACGTAAAACGCTCGAaaagtaagtctctctctctctctctctctctcacagaggATAATGAAGATCTAATAAAGGATAAACCCTACCTATAGAATCAGCATTCCTTGTCCTAAAGGAACATCTAAGTATAGAGCCCCCCAAATAGGTATACAAAATGTAATTTCTGGTGATAATACGAGCAACAACTAATGTTCTACTTACCAATGGTTATTCTAACTTGGGTactagggatgtcacataatcccccctTAGCGGCACAGCGTCCCCTCAGCGGCACCAGCGAGCGCCCGTTGCGGCCCCACATgcggtcggctctgataccaactgtAACGCCCGGGGGTCCCACTTGcacgatattgtccgctttggacttCGCAACCCgcacggttttgtttctccggGCACCCAGCCCAGAAAAGGCCTCATGCAAGTTGAAGAGCCCCCCCAACCCCTTATCAACTAGCCCAGGACTCCcttcctaggcgatgtgggacgagGATATCACAGTGAGTATGCTGTAGAGGGCTCTTTCATGAAGCCACTGTGAGAGTGCCTTAAGCAACCTGTCTTAGCTTTTGTAGGAAACGCATTTCTTTTGACAGCTACTTTTTCCCAATTAATCCTGTGAGAGTATAAGCAATTCAAACGACCTCAGGGGTGTGAAACATAAATATACTCGAGCATTTGTTTCTAATACAGAATGTGTTCTGTAGTCATATCTATCTGCAGTTTTAACTGTGGAGGAGTCTGTGTTACGTGTTAACCAAAGTCCCTCTACTTTGTGATGACAATCTTTCCCTGTCGTGGGGCTCGAATAAAGCATTGTGCGCGAAAGCCGCAGGCATGGCTGGCTTGATATTGCCCGGGtttagaggaaaaagaaatctgTAGTAACCATCCATGATCGCGTCGAAATCGCAAGTCGCCGCCACCTTCGGCACCTGCTTCAAAAGTAGAGGCGTCAGAACTGCCTATACATAGCCCTGCGCGGCCCTTTAACATTTCCATTAACGAAACCGGAGTAAGCGCAGTATTTCGCCATAACCCCTTCATATCCTCTATCGAAGCATGCATCTTCATCCTGAGAATGTTTATTAGCTGCCTAGAGAGATTTCTGACCAGCTATTTGCCATCTTAAAATTGGAGATGAGACCTAATCAGAACGTCCGAAGCGAACTCTCTAATGTCCGAACGTCATTTACCTAAGACATCTTCCCCCTATGATAGAGGTTCAGGATTAAGCACTCGAATTCCAATCGAACAACAATATGACCGGAAATTACGCGGCGGCAGCAAATCGCACAATCCCGCAGAACATGGCTAGTCTCGCACTGGAAACCGAAACGAGGGATGGCGAATTTAGTACCTGATAAATGTCGCGCATGTACCCATGAAGGTTGGGATACTCCACCAGCTTCTTCTTTGTGCACTTGAAGAGGACATTGTACACGAGATCGAACCGAACCAAGGTCGTGAACAGGCACACGTCCGCCAGGGTCAGCCCACTGCCGCACAGGTACCGCGACCGGCTCAACCGATCCTCCAATCTGTCCAGGGTGCCGAATAACTCGTCCACTGCCGCGTCGTAGGCCTCTTGGCTCTGAGCAAATCCGCACCTGCCGTCGCAATACAATGACACAACAAACGCCCTTAGCAATCTGTCAAAAATGTTGGAATGAGAAGCCAGAGCGCTATTTTACTAACACTTTTTCAAACCTGTACACTCCGTTGTTGACGCCGGGATAGATCACCCGGTTCCACTCCTCAATCTCTTCCTCCAATTCGGGCGGCGAGAGGTCCACCTCCGGGTTTCGGGCCAGCCCGTTCAGGCCTGAATTGAACACCTTGATGATGTCGTAACTCTCATTGCAAGCCACGTCGCTCCGATCCACATCCCACAGCATCGGCACCGTGCAACGCCCGCTGTACCCTCCCCTCCTCAGCCCGTACACCTCCCTCAGGTTCCGGCGCTTGTTGGCCTTGTCCCGCCCCGGGACCAGGTCGCCCCTTTCGGGGCCGGGGCCGGGCGGGTCCCGGAACTCCCACGAGCCGTCCGCGCCCGGGGACGCTACGGACACTGGCACGGCCTCCTCGAGGCCCTTGAGAGCCCGGACGACGAGCGCCCGGTGGGCCCACGGGCAGGGAAGGCCCACGTAGAGGTGGAGGCCGCCGGGCCTCGGGGCGACGGGGCCGGCGAGACGGAAGCGGGAGGCGGGGCGGGCGTAGCGGCCGGAGGGGTCGGAGGGGGCGAGCTGCGACATCATGACGCGCCAGGCGGCGGTCCAAGCGGAGCGGACGGAGGAGACGAGGAGGCCCGGGGGGAGAGAGGGGCCGAACAGGAGGGCGGACAAGGCGGTGAGgatggaggaggatgaggaggagggaGGTTGGGGGGCAGGATTGTGAAAGTCGCGAGGTTTGAGGGACATTTTGGGGATGGTGGTTGTGGTGGCATGGGGTGCGATTGTGAGGATGGGCTTGAATTTGGAGGTGGATGGGAAGGGCGCTGGGGAGGCGGAGATCGGTGAAGAAgctgacgatgatgatgaacaccaggaggagcaggaggaggaggacatgGCCGGCGCGCTATCTTCTGGTTCTGCTACCTCAGTTTCACTTGTAAGGGCAAATGTAACAGAGAGCCAAAGCCCGGTACTAAAACGGAAATGGTATCCCTTTTTCCGGTGGCCCCGTTGGCGTGACGTAACCGATCGATCATATTTGCCCGAGCTAACAAAGCTCGACTAACAAATCGAAATCCAAGAAGCTCGATTCGTTCTTTTTGATAACTAGTTTGAGTACTTAGTCCGATCGAATTCGAGCTTAAAATTGCTTCGAGCATTGATCACTTTATATTTGGATTCTTCTCGATTTGACTGCAATAGTGATTGAGAAATCTTATTATTGTCGTTGATTTGGTCATTTCGAAATTATTCTCTCTGATGATAAATTATCTATTTTCGTCACAGTTGTCGGCTTTTATATGATATATCTAGTTTGGTTCGAATTAGTTATCAACCTTCTTCCGGCAGAGattacgaattaattgaagttGCGAGCTGCTAATCCGAGTCACTTAGCAACATTCATTTATCCTATTATGAACTGCTAATTCATATGTTGAGGGCCAAATGTAGTGCATTGCTGGTTGGCAGGAATAGGTAGATAAGGATGCCGTCTTTCCTAAATAAACAAGCCTATATCATGAATCAAAACACTCCGAACTAATGAAGTATCTCAATAATTCATTAGCTAAGAAATGCATTTGTTAGAATATGAGTTAATGACTTGCCACGAAGTTGCATTTCGTGGTGTACAAAGAATTGAACATACCCCGTGCGCGAATCAACCAAAATCGAAGAGGCATCGCGTCAATTTGTGCCGACTTGCGATTTTGAAAGAAGATGTAATTGGCAATTCGATGAATCAAGAAACCGcgaatttgacacttaaatatgTCATTACGCAATTCAAGTTCTCACTTAAATCATCGTATTATGTCTCTAAGCTCTATTCTTTCATAATATTTGCCAGACATTTTATATAaagacaccaaaaaaaaaaaaattcaccaactTTCTTTCTAGTCTAAAATATGCCCATCATCCAAAAATTAGAAtcgatttcttcaaaattattagCATCGGGAGTTTCTTGTTATTCCACACGTGGGTGAGGGCGTTAATTAAGACGCGAAGTTCTGGTGACGAACCTCTAGCGGGCCCGACGCCGTTCATGTCGTTAATTAAGACGCGAAGTTACGGTGTCGccggcgagggcgaccctcggtTGAGATCAATGACCTCTGCTAGCCATTGACGAGGCATAGTGATGGCCggcgaagggaaaaaggaacaaataaaaaagaaaaggcaaaaaagaaaaataagtaaagaaggacaattgaagaaaaaaataaatattattaagaattatccacgttagcgttgGCCGTACCCTATAGGACTGTCGGCATTCACGTCTATgattttccagccaaaattggcttgaTGGACTCAATAAGCATAACGTGAAATGTTatactcaattaataaaattaaaagttttgagactaaattggtaaaattgtaatagattaaagactttttggacaattttcccgaatTGTTTATATATTAGATGGATTATTTATTCCTCGTTTGGCTTTGATAAGATACACGAATTCCAATAAATTTTACTTGTTTTCAACTTCTGCATCATCTTggttgagtccaaattcaatcaCACGTTCGACTTTAATCAAGGTAATCACAAGCCGTTGAAATGTATTTCACTAAAAAAGATTACACATTTGAATGATGATTATGCACCCAAACTTTGATGTTTGACGCTT
Protein-coding sequences here:
- the LOC115730678 gene encoding glutathionyl-hydroquinone reductase YqjG, translating into MSSSSCSSWCSSSSSASSPISASPAPFPSTSKFKPILTIAPHATTTTIPKMSLKPRDFHNPAPQPPSSSSSSILTALSALLFGPSLPPGLLVSSVRSAWTAAWRVMMSQLAPSDPSGRYARPASRFRLAGPVAPRPGGLHLYVGLPCPWAHRALVVRALKGLEEAVPVSVASPGADGSWEFRDPPGPGPERGDLVPGRDKANKRRNLREVYGLRRGGYSGRCTVPMLWDVDRSDVACNESYDIIKVFNSGLNGLARNPEVDLSPPELEEEIEEWNRVIYPGVNNGVYRCGFAQSQEAYDAAVDELFGTLDRLEDRLSRSRYLCGSGLTLADVCLFTTLVRFDLVYNVLFKCTKKKLVEYPNLHGYMRDIYQVPKVAATCDFDAIMDGYYRFLFPLNPGNIKPAMPAAFAHNALFEPHDRERLSSQSRGTLVNT